The nucleotide sequence TGTGTTCTCTGTTGGGTAAAGTAAAAAAGTTTTGCCATTTAACTAACACAAGTTCTGATAATTTTACAGATGAAGAAGACAGCCTTCTTTCTGGAATCAATAGCTACAGAGCAACCCTAAACTTAACAACTCTAACAGAAAATGACCGAGCCAAATGCCTAGCTGATAAAATTGCCGACCAATTTAAAAACCAACCGTGTACAAACACAACCGGCTCCAACACCGTAGCCGGAACCGAACCAGAATTTGCCAATTATCCAGACCTTTTATCCAAATGCCATTTGAATGTCAGCACTACCAGAGATGGGACTATCCTTCCTGCTTGTGTTCCTAATCTTGATCCCACCCTTGTACTTTCCAACTACACCCGCTCCCAGTACTCAGGCTCCTTAAATGACACCAAGTATACTGGAGTCGGGATCGGTTCTGAAGATGATTGGATTGTCGTTGTGTTGACTACAAACACCCCGGAAGGCGGGTATTCGCCTGGCAGTAATGATGTAAATTCTGTTTACAAAATTCTTCCTACGCGTTCCTTGATGCTTTTACTTGTGGCCTTTTTGTCATTCCTGTGGGCTTGATTATTGATCGCTCTAGAGTTGTTTGTATCAATGGATTTTCTTTGATTTTGAAGATGTATCAACTCGGGGATTACTTATTTGAGATGTAGTTTTGCATGAATGTTTCCTTCTGATTTGGGATGTTTGATGTTTCTGGGTTTATAATTCTTAAAATGTGAAATTTTAGGGGGTGTTCGGCttagctttttgaaacaacttattggcttttcaaaatgatttttccaacTCATACAAAAAGTTGTTACAAAAAATCTTTCACTTGTCCAAACATTATTTTGactaagtcaataagttgtttcaaaaagctaagccaaacatcCCCTTAATTGATTTGTCGGTTAATTAATTAATCGTCGGTGAGGAGGCTTTTAAACTAACCGCTTTTTTTATTGTTGTACTTTTATATTTGTAAtcattactaggttataaccccgtgtattacacgggttaagtaaataaaaaatcaaatagttaataacgaaGATTTAACAATTAGTAAACGATATTTTTAAGACGATTCTCTGACATCCAAACAAAATTGTGTCATGTATGATCAAAACTTGTGATGTTTGTCAGTTTATAAATATGAAAGCATTTGAACCATTGATTAGAAGACAAACTGTATCATCGACTTTCTCACGAGTTTTAACAGTCATGTGAATATACATTTAATaacccaagttttatttaaataatagtGGTCTTAATTTATTAGTTCTAAAAAATGTTGAAATGTCCAGATTAGGCATATGGTAATTAGCCAATTAGATAaacttatataaaaaataatatttaaatttaaactaattagataagtataaattatcggtaattattaaattatataactttaaaatttaaatatctAGACATGAGTTGCATCTTAAAAGGATGGTTGTTTTTGGATAAATTTATTAGTATGATAAATGTAGTTATTATTCTTCTTGCATTTTAAACGTATATAATTTCTTAAATTTGCAGCGGTTGTCCTAAAGTGTATTAAGTAGTAgtaatactataccattgtcagcgatCACCAACACAggaaaaactcgtaaaaacaaaataaataaaaacgggaaaaaaataacgtcgaacgaaaagcagacgtaaaatatttgaatcacgcacgctcgtagCTGAGAAATAAAACCGAAACgtaaaatttagaaaaaaaataactaagttcaTCCAGGActcgcgtgttggacgaacttgccaaacgcagaaaaatagatgtgacgcgacgggccagtcaaacgggaaaaatatatgtaaaaatgttgaacctcacacgcacgttgcggtgcgttaactcacaaaatttagaacgaaacgaaaaacttggaaaagatgaaaagtatggtggactaaaattgaaaataaaaaagagttgatattaaattgcaaaagatgaaaaactttgggttaaaagtaaaaagacaaagggtctaaattgtaaaattaaacttatttattaattttagataaagataaagataaggataaaaataagtaatatctatatattggttattaattaatattaatattaaaagaaattattAAACAAATGTAAATAAAATTTATTAGGTCGAAGGAGATAATGCCACGTGGCAttatttgtagtcttttattataagttagacgTTTATCTTAATATATATCATCTCAATTTTTTAAAGGTCTTTTACAATACAATTTATTATCACATAATTGTTAACTCAAATCTAATATCTAATGTTTATCTTAATATATGGATGGATACTTATCAAGTCCTATGTataacaatttttttaatatatgaatTATGACATAGTAtgatatttaatgtttatcttaaTATATGGATACTTAGCAAATCGTATTAGAACCTATCAGTAATTTCTTAAATGTGTCGAaacatattaaatttaataatttaaattaaataattaaataataattatatacaattaatgatggtctagaataatgacaagtgtccctctattggtttcttttattatatagtatagaagattattatttttttgaatgTGAGTCGTTAAGAATTTTTCAAAAGTTGCGATGTTTGACTGTTGATATACTAAGAATTCCAACACGAATCTTTATTTAAAATTCACGTTCTATATCCTTTTATAtctataatctatatctataatctataatctataatctataataaaagaaactaatgagtggacacatgtcattcattggaaCCATCtatttatagataattaatatcaattaaaaaataattataaaattaaatttaatataaatttaaacaatttgtatagagataatataatattttataatatttataacTTTGTTATAGTTTACTTCTTACCCAAAACTTTACCATCTTTACCCTTTTTTAGCCTTTAAGTTCaggaaatgcaatttttaaccacttaactttttatgaacttttTAAATGTCACTTTGACCCCCTCAAGAGTTTTTGCcttgacgatataaattcgagttagtcgggtcACGTAtgatacgttatgattgtacgatataaattcaATTTACGTTacgttacgttttgatccaatcgcaatgcaactataggatatattgagttcaatcggatacgtcaaaacgtgtgttttcatatggttaacacatcacataacgcttAGACTAATCCCTTcgatataaattaatataatgtaaatgatttatttatttattaaactaaagtagttaaaTATAGAACCTgtttcaaaaatgtttataagggTTAAACAAAAATActaatcaatgtttattggttctatacttttatttctgtgttcaattctcaactcaaatacggtaatcactatgtttacgtgacctttataagaaccatcaccgtAATCACTCTatccatcgtatatcgagtatagccgttagtttttttaaagatattactatacaaaattacatttatgcaactcgtgtaattcacgaggttttaaaaaaaatataacttttttattatgtagtatgcaaaattagatttattcaatccatataatacataaggtttataaagatataaatttttattgtttggtatataaaattacatgtgctcaacccgtataacacatgaggttcttaaaaatgtaactttttattatttaatatataaaattatatttactcaacccgtacaatacacgaggttctcAAAGAtgtacttttttattatttaatatataaaattatatttattcaacccgtgtaatacacggggttctaacctagttatattatattatatactaggttagaaccttgTGTATCATACGGATTGaataatataattttatatattaaataattaaaaacccTGTATATTTCACAATTTGAATAAAACTAATTTTATACACCAAATAAttattagagtaaacttccggtttgctctctgtggtttggtcgttttaatggttttgtCTTAATCCtgtaaaaatagtcattttactctaATAGTTTACCAtgttttttccattttgctccccaaCTCTTAACTcaactaagggggtgtttgggattgcgttttcaacctgattatttgattattgtgttttgaaatcgcaaaaaatctattttgagtgtttggtaaaaaattaataaaaagtgattttttacgttttgtagagttcaaaacgtgataatccataagtaggtcaccccttgctgcaggaaaatgtgacaaccgtcacttttccgtacatttcgtacactaaatgaacagtgtcTGTGCTTTAATGAACGTACAtaatctagtttacaagacaaataagtttctgaattccatgcaagtgaattcatgtacgatttatactacaaaatattgcttatTGCATAAGCGAGAGCGTTGCATCATAAATTAGTAatctcaccggtaagacacactgtgtcaacaaaactgcagaaagcagtcagacattagaattagggcctaggtgtaggtccaacgtcaaaaatacattaaaacccaagaatacatacaagggtttacatatataccgtccggaagctaaaatacgcactaaaaagcacccgaaacgcactttaagtgtataatttatttaaattcagctataatcagcattATGACAAtgaaatattatgcagaaatgaTGATTTATCATTCAGAATACTTCCCTAGGTGTCGGGAATTAAATAGgttacaaaagggtacttaaaaggGGCTAaccggtgcaatttagcactttaacggatcagtatccaaccgaacaaccggactttacccggaacataaaaatattgacaataacattgttttccttttttgagctagttagggtccccgaacaccctaacacccgtcacaAAACACTACACACTAGTAATTAGTTTAAACTCCTAACCAAACCAACTACTACTTAACCAATTGGTTGAAATCCAACtagataacccccccccccaacaatCGGCCCTCCAAGAGGAGACACACTCTTACaaatttgattattttaatcccaTTTGTCTAATATCTTGTTGACATATTGCTTAGTGGGTAATACATATACATGGTCAATAAATAAGACCATAAGAACATCCATCACATTCATTCACTTCACAACATTTCACACACTCTCTCCCCTTCTCCTTCTTTGAAATCGGtagccaccaccacaccaccaaaCAACCTCCTTCAAGTCACCTTCTTGCCATTTTCCAtccatacaaaggtgcaagaaggtgaacaacgaagctcggtgcgttcggaagttgaaggaccgctctcattttcttttatccaccacttttctacactcgaacttccctagccttgtactagtagtaagtgcttctaatcctcatcttgatcttgtttttgatggttaataggtgatttaatGGCTAAAAATTAAGAACCCACAAGAACATAATGTAAAGTCTTGAATATAAGATGAATAtgttggataaagagaagatatatgTGTAAAACATGATAAATCTGAGTAATACAAACACTAATCTGCTGTAAATAATATATGTTACGATATAAATCGTTATTAGGACAAATGGTGATCGTATGCGTGCGTTTTAGTAATCTTTAAACTAAAAACAGCATGCTGAGTTGTATTTTCAGCcgactttaactggctgtaacaggaccataacttaacgaaaaatgtattttctgaagcctaaatttatgtattatgaaatacggttctaatggcactggaatcataatttttggactccgtttactgtTTTTAAAGTGCcttttcgtaacagcagctagagctgcatttttgtTGCTGAAAATAGACGATCTGTTTtctgtcataacttgagttctgtatagagttagatcatgaaactggtactgtagatggatacTAATGtcatagtaattgtcccactggaatttcgtcaatccgacttacaatgaatttttagtgaattattctgtgggctgcagtcagaaaataatgaatctgattgcagtccggaaaatgattttttacaaaatattggcaatgaactggaccccgatatttttacacaataaaatttggatcgtttgagatattctgtaaaaatttggaaatttttggaataagtgAACTATtctattaaaatgctcgaaaacagtccagttttggatatttaagttgaaatgacataagttgtaatttgcgtgtctaaatgtcgagtatgttgtCTGAGgaaaagtatatatatttgttgATTACTAAACTTTGTGCTAGACGTATGAGGTATGTATAATGTGTGCTAGTATATTAAGACTtgcaaatacacatacaacatatatagacaaaatacataattcgggtgcaaagtgcaaaatataaaatacttatatttattttcgggaaaataatataagtaagacacttagttaaaaatataacttattttaacacaagaatacgtacacaaaagatagtgacttgtacttgtgcgacacaagtctagtgactaacgttaataaaatacgtttaggtcacgacgctagctaagcaaatccggtgaagtttacaacgcaggaacgcaaagttgtgagttcatgctcccccttttctttaactgtttttggttttataactctcaggggtgaaatacatgttacaaatattataatttttacaagtggtaaaaatacaagaagcactcttggtgagaacgagtaccgagtgcaatacgaatcgagaatacaaaaatacgagaagcacacttggtgagaaggAGAAccgagtatgatgtgctttaagaaatgcctagaaaatactagatcatgtgagcatagacttaatactaaaaatgctatgaagtcttggtgaaaactagtaccaagccattaaaaacattcagtaattagggacgagggttagatctaacgggtacggccgaaccccactcatggtcaaaactagtacctagtagtgcttcggagtcccagtcgagggtaatcgacacagtcgaggttaatcgacacagtcgagggaaatTGACACaatcgaggttaatcgacacagtcgagggtaatcgacacggTAAAGGAGCCAATGctaatgctccatatgttctcacatgccttaaaggagccaacactaatgctccataagtcctcacatgccttaaaggagtcaacactaatgctccatatgtcctcacatgccttaatgtctttgtacaaacattcaattagtacgtggtgtacacaagaa is from Helianthus annuus cultivar XRQ/B chromosome 9, HanXRQr2.0-SUNRISE, whole genome shotgun sequence and encodes:
- the LOC110877963 gene encoding uncharacterized GPI-anchored protein At5g19250, which codes for MAYFHRYIILTLLLTSIFFINHTVKCDDEEDSLLSGINSYRATLNLTTLTENDRAKCLADKIADQFKNQPCTNTTGSNTVAGTEPEFANYPDLLSKCHLNVSTTRDGTILPACVPNLDPTLVLSNYTRSQYSGSLNDTKYTGVGIGSEDDWIVVVLTTNTPEGGYSPGSNDVNSVYKILPTRSLMLLLVAFLSFLWA